In Mycobacterium branderi, the DNA window CCGTCCAGCCCGTACGTCCAGCCATGGAACCCGCAGACAAACGACTTTCGGGTGCGACCGCATGCGTTCTTGGCGCCCTGCGGGGTGTCGATGAGCCGGCGGCCGCGGTGCATGCACACGTTGTGGTGGGCCTTGAACTCGTTAGGCCCAGTGCGCACGACGATGATCGAATCGTCAAGGATGTCGTATGTGAGGTAGCTGCCCACCTCGGGAAGCTCCTCGACCCGGCCCACCTGCTGCCATACTTTTCGCCACAGCTTGTCGCGTTCGGCGCGGGCATAGTCTTCGGCGATGTAGGCTTCAACCCCGATTGTCGCAGGCGCGGACAGTTCCTCGCCGTTAGTGCTCATCGCCTCCTCCTCCCGAATCCGTTTCGTCCCAACGTTTTATGGCCTCGCGGAAGGACTCGTCGGCGAGGAACAGTGAGGTGTTGTCCGCGCCGAGGTGGCTCCATCTCAGGCTCAGCCCGCCGTCGACCAGAAGCGTCTGCCCGGTGATGTAGCTCGACAGATCGGAAAGCAGGAACAGGATGGCACCGGCTTGTTCCTCTGGCCTCCCGCGACGGCCCATCGCAATTGCCCGGCGGTCACGGTCCGGGTCTTCGTCGACGTAGGTGCGTGAGGCCGCCGTCTCGGTGACCCCGGGGGCCACGGCGTTGACCCTGATGTTGTCCAGCGCCAGTTCGACCGCCATTGTTCGGGTCATCGCCGCCACCGCCGCCTTGGCCGTTCCGTAGGCAATATGGAAGGGTGCAGTGTTCATGCCGCTGATCGAGGAAATCGACACAATCGAACCGGGCTTTCGGTGCTTCCTCAGCTCCGCGGCGACGGCCTGGCTCATGAAGAACGCGGTTTCCAGGTTGGCGTTGAACAACTCTCGCCAGTCGCTGCGACGCACCCGCGTCGAGGGCATCCAGGTCGAGGGCGCGGCGCCACCTGCAACGTTGACGAGCCCGTACAACTCGCTGGGGGTGGAGCGCACCTGCTCGATGACTGCGGCAATACCGTCGTCGGTCGACGCGTCGGCGGCCACCGGGATCACCGAGAGGCCTTGCCGCGCAAGCGGCGTCACATGCTCGTCGAGGTTCTCCTTGGATCGGCTCACCGCGATCACGGTGGCCCCTGCCTCGGCCGTCATGCGCGTCACTGTTGTGCCGATGCCGCCGCCTCCGGCGCCGGACACCACGACAACGCGGCCATCAAGCTTCAGAAGATTTTCCATAAGCTACCCAGCCGGGTCTGGCCCAAAGCCGAGGATCGCCTTGGTTTCCAGGTATTCCTCGAAGCCGAACTCGCCCCATTCGCGCCCGTTTCCGCTCTTCTTGTAGCCGCCGAACCCTGCGCTGAAGTCGAATCCGTCGTTGATGACCACCCACCCCGACCGCAGCCGACGGGCGACGGCGCGGGCCTCCTCGAGGTCGTTGCCGGCAACGTAGCCGGCCAGGCCGTAGTCGGTGTCGTTGGCGATTTCGACGGCCTGATCCAGGTTGTCGTAGCCCAGGATCGACAGCACCGGACCGAAGATTTCCTCGCGGGCAATCGTCATGTCGTTGGTGACATTGGCGAAGACCGTCGGCTTGACGTAGTAGCCGATTTCCAGCCCGTCGGGACGACCCGTCCCACCGGTGACCAAGGTGGCCCCCTCGTCGATCCCCTTCTGGATCAACGACTGGATCTTGTCGAACTGGGCCCCGGACACCACCGGGCCGAGCGCGACATCGGTTGTGGGATCGCCGACCGTGAGCTTTTCGGCGGCGTCTCGGGCGATCTCGGCAGCTTCGGCCATGCGGGCGTTGGGCACGAGCATCCGAGTCGGCGCGCTGCAGGACTGACCGGAATTGCTCATCATGTTGGCGACACCGGCGTTGACGCCGGCGGCGAAAGCCGAATCGTCGAGGATGATGTTCGGGCCTTTACCGCCCAGCTCCTGGGTAACCCGCTTGACGGTTGGCGCCGCGTTCCTTGCGATCTCGACACCGGCGCGGGTCGATCCGGTAAAGGAGATCATGTCGACGTCGGGGTGGCCGGCCAGCGCTACGCCCACTCCTGGACCGTCGCCCTGTACAAGGTTGAAGACACCGGCGGGAACTGCGGCGGCGTCGAGGATCTCGGCGAAGATCTGGGCGGAGAACGGTGCGATTTCGGATGGCTTGAGCACCATCGTGCATCCAGTGGCAAGCGCGGGAAACACCTTGACCGCAACCTGATTCATCGGCCAGTTCCACGGCGTGATCAGCCCGCAGACACCGATCGGCTCTTTCACGATCAGCGTGGCGCCACGCTGTTGCTCGAACACGTACGCCTTCAGAACCTCGATGGCAGTGTTCAAATGGCCGAGCCCGAGCCCGACCTGAGGACCGGCGGCCAATGCGGCCGGCGCGCCCATCTCTTCGGTGATGGCCGCGGCGAGGTCGTCGGCGCGTTTCTGGTATTCGGCGAGGATCCGTTGCAGGACGTCGAGGCGCTCGTCCCGGCTGGTCTGCGACCAACTCGCGAAAGCGCTTCGGGCGGCCCCGACCGCCGCATCGACGTCGGCGCTCGAGCCGAGCGCGACCTTGCCGCAAACCTGCTCGGTCGCAGGGTTTTCGACGTCGCGGATATTCAGTTCGGCCGGCTCGACCCACCGCCCGCCGATATAGAACTGGAGATTTTCGCGCATCACTGGGTTCCTTCCGCGTACCAGGTCCGAAATTCGTCGTAGCTCGGCATCTCCTCGGAATTCACTTTGGGGTCGATCGGCACGTGGACGACGCCGACCTTGCCGCTGGCGTATGCCCTTTCGATGGCCGGCCCGATGTCCTCGTTGCGCTCGACATATTCGCCGTGGCAGCCGAATCCCTCGGCGATCTTGTCGAACCGCACATCGGTGCTCCAGTGCACGCCGGTCTCCAGCGAGCCCTGGCCGAAGGTGCGCTTGTAAACCCCCACCTCCAACCCCCACTGATGATCGACACCCACGACGCAAACCAGCGGAAGACCCAGGCGCGCCGCGGTTTCCAGCTCCGCAATATGAAACATGAACGACGAGTCGCTGGTGAGCAGCATCACCGGGCGCTTGCGCCCGTCGGCAACCGACGCGCCGACGGCATAGGGCAGGCCGGTCCCGATGTGGCCGAAATTCTGATTCCAGATGACGTCGTGCGGCTTGGCCTGCGAATAGGTCCACTGAAAGATGACCGTGGCGCCACCGTCGCGGACCAGAATGCCGTCCGCCGGGAAGGCCTTCGTTGCCTCGACTACGAAACGCGCTGTGTGCACGGGCGTTTGGGACGGTGCCGTCTTCGC includes these proteins:
- a CDS encoding SDR family NAD(P)-dependent oxidoreductase, translated to MENLLKLDGRVVVVSGAGGGGIGTTVTRMTAEAGATVIAVSRSKENLDEHVTPLARQGLSVIPVAADASTDDGIAAVIEQVRSTPSELYGLVNVAGGAAPSTWMPSTRVRRSDWRELFNANLETAFFMSQAVAAELRKHRKPGSIVSISSISGMNTAPFHIAYGTAKAAVAAMTRTMAVELALDNIRVNAVAPGVTETAASRTYVDEDPDRDRRAIAMGRRGRPEEQAGAILFLLSDLSSYITGQTLLVDGGLSLRWSHLGADNTSLFLADESFREAIKRWDETDSGGGGDEH
- a CDS encoding aldehyde dehydrogenase family protein; this encodes MRENLQFYIGGRWVEPAELNIRDVENPATEQVCGKVALGSSADVDAAVGAARSAFASWSQTSRDERLDVLQRILAEYQKRADDLAAAITEEMGAPAALAAGPQVGLGLGHLNTAIEVLKAYVFEQQRGATLIVKEPIGVCGLITPWNWPMNQVAVKVFPALATGCTMVLKPSEIAPFSAQIFAEILDAAAVPAGVFNLVQGDGPGVGVALAGHPDVDMISFTGSTRAGVEIARNAAPTVKRVTQELGGKGPNIILDDSAFAAGVNAGVANMMSNSGQSCSAPTRMLVPNARMAEAAEIARDAAEKLTVGDPTTDVALGPVVSGAQFDKIQSLIQKGIDEGATLVTGGTGRPDGLEIGYYVKPTVFANVTNDMTIAREEIFGPVLSILGYDNLDQAVEIANDTDYGLAGYVAGNDLEEARAVARRLRSGWVVINDGFDFSAGFGGYKKSGNGREWGEFGFEEYLETKAILGFGPDPAG